In Beijerinckia indica subsp. indica ATCC 9039, the genomic window ACGCGGCGGCTTCGCTCGTCTCACGAGCGTGGTCAAAGCCGAACGCGCGCGCGCCGCCGCCCGAGGCGCAAAACTCATCTGCGTCCATGCAGGCGATGCGCTGTCGCCGAGCCTGTTATCGAGTCTCGATCACGGCGCGCATATGATCACGCTCCTCAATGAAATCGGTTTCGACGCTTTTGTGCCCGGCAATCATGAATTCGATTTCGGCCCTGATACCTATCGCCAGCGCATGCAGGAGGCGCATTTTCCAGTTCTGGCCGCCAATCTGCGGGAAGCCGATGGATCAGCCCTGCCGGGCCATGAAAATGCCCTGACTATTACCCTTGAGGGGATGCGCATCGCTTTGATTGGCGCGGCTTACGAGGCAACGCCAACCGTCTCGCAGTCAGGCGCTTTGCTCTTCAGCCCGACGCTCGCGACAATCGCCGACGAGACGCGTAAAGCGCGCGCCCAAGGCGCCGATTTCGTCGCCGCCATCGTTCATGCGGACAGGGCCACCGGCCGCGCTCTTATGGACATGAAGGGACCGGACCTGATTCTCTGCGGCCATAATCACGACCTGCACATCGACTTCGATGGCCGCACCGCCTTCATGGAATCGGCACAGGATGCCAATTATGTGCTGAGCGTCGATCTCGACCTTACCAAGAACGCGACCGGACTCGGCTGGTGGCCGAATTTCCATGTGGCCGATACACGCCAGACCCAACCCGATACGGATATGGAGGGAAAGGTCCAACACCTCCTCGCCAACCTGGCCGCGACCCTTGCCGCGGATCTCGCCC contains:
- a CDS encoding bifunctional metallophosphatase/5'-nucleotidase; the protein is MIHLTRRQTLLSGLAAGTSLFAHASKAADHVTALTFLLVNDLYRIDADAQGRGGFARLTSVVKAERARAAARGAKLICVHAGDALSPSLLSSLDHGAHMITLLNEIGFDAFVPGNHEFDFGPDTYRQRMQEAHFPVLAANLREADGSALPGHENALTITLEGMRIALIGAAYEATPTVSQSGALLFSPTLATIADETRKARAQGADFVAAIVHADRATGRALMDMKGPDLILCGHNHDLHIDFDGRTAFMESAQDANYVLSVDLDLTKNATGLGWWPNFHVADTRQTQPDTDMEGKVQHLLANLAATLAADLARTQSPLDSRTQIVRGEECTIGNLFADAIRQRTGAEAALINGGGIRGNRLYPVDSMLTRKDILAELPFDNKTLVLPIEGKRLLLALENGLSRAEHPSGRFPHVSGLIVEADLTRPPGSRVQQVRINGDPLAPERIYQLATNDYLARGGDGYLMLAGRADITTDSGNRLIAQDVGDYLALKGQVAPQIEGRIVLRRS